The following are encoded in a window of Prochlorococcus marinus str. MIT 1013 genomic DNA:
- a CDS encoding ATP-dependent DNA helicase — MKEVKTKEDCVVLTKDQEKALELFCEWLETPYSFKPFVMKGFAGSGKTYLSMKLLKKVDALGLCWTVVAPTHKAVGVLREGLKNESIQPTWFPSTIHRLLRLKLKRKADVEICEKTDQTENSLENLGLVLIDEASMIDSKLLEITLECARCNSTRLVFVGDPAQLPPVGESSSSVFIMKRAVNTELREVVRHQGPVLKLAKIIRDGQIPCNQPPIVPVINSKKGNVGILDRTSWLERAQSALRLSSLKDDHDRARILCYTNRIVDNLVPHARRAIHGEMADQYQVLPGEVLISRKAVMVNASLNEDELGEEPDILISSNREMVVEDLIPNSFDLASLGIYQDFETPLPVIETQIAKVNCDQKEFSLRLMPRIGSKSRGDLDFSLNELSNLARERGKKNSASIWKLFFFIRDSFASLGPASVLTIHRSQGSTFGEVFITSDVFWPKDLEFRRRLVYVAVSRASKGVWIVGDKTSNTNQALLEKLLIE; from the coding sequence GTGAAAGAAGTAAAAACAAAAGAAGATTGTGTTGTTTTAACTAAAGATCAAGAAAAAGCTCTTGAATTATTCTGTGAATGGCTAGAGACACCATATTCCTTTAAACCCTTTGTAATGAAAGGCTTTGCAGGTAGCGGAAAAACATATTTATCTATGAAATTATTAAAAAAGGTCGATGCGTTAGGTTTGTGTTGGACCGTAGTTGCACCCACTCATAAAGCTGTAGGCGTACTAAGGGAGGGTTTGAAAAATGAATCTATTCAACCCACATGGTTCCCTTCTACCATTCACCGTTTGCTTCGACTTAAGTTAAAAAGAAAAGCAGATGTAGAAATATGTGAAAAAACAGATCAAACCGAGAACTCTTTGGAAAACTTAGGACTTGTTTTAATTGATGAAGCATCAATGATTGATTCCAAATTATTGGAGATCACTCTTGAATGCGCAAGATGCAACTCGACGCGTTTGGTTTTCGTAGGTGATCCTGCTCAACTTCCACCAGTGGGAGAGAGTTCTAGCTCAGTTTTTATAATGAAAAGAGCTGTAAATACTGAACTTAGAGAAGTTGTTCGTCATCAAGGACCTGTTCTGAAATTGGCAAAAATAATTAGAGACGGGCAAATCCCTTGTAACCAGCCACCAATAGTGCCAGTTATTAATTCTAAGAAAGGTAATGTCGGAATATTAGATAGAACAAGTTGGCTTGAAAGAGCCCAATCAGCGTTGAGGCTATCTTCTTTAAAGGATGATCACGATAGAGCAAGGATTTTGTGCTACACGAATCGAATTGTTGATAATTTAGTTCCTCATGCAAGAAGAGCTATTCATGGTGAGATGGCAGATCAATATCAGGTTTTACCTGGGGAGGTTTTAATAAGCCGTAAAGCTGTAATGGTAAATGCGTCATTAAATGAGGATGAGCTTGGAGAAGAACCAGATATCTTGATTAGTTCCAATAGAGAGATGGTGGTAGAAGATTTGATTCCAAATAGTTTTGATTTGGCCTCTTTAGGAATCTATCAAGATTTTGAAACCCCTTTACCTGTTATTGAAACTCAGATAGCTAAAGTTAACTGTGATCAAAAAGAATTTTCTTTGAGGTTAATGCCTCGAATAGGTTCTAAATCTCGTGGTGACTTGGACTTTTCTTTGAATGAATTGAGCAATCTGGCAAGAGAGAGAGGAAAAAAAAATAGTGCTTCGATTTGGAAACTTTTCTTTTTTATAAGAGATTCATTTGCATCTTTAGGTCCTGCTTCTGTTCTTACAATTCACAGGAGTCAAGGAAGTACTTTTGGAGAAGTTTTCATTACTTCTGATGTCTTTTGGCCTAAAGATCTGGAATTCAGGCGAAGGCTTGTATACGTTGCTGTAAGCAGAGCGAGCAAAGGAGTATGGATTGTTGGTGATAAAACAAGCAATACTAATCAAGCTCTTTTAGAGAAGTTATTAATTGAATGA
- a CDS encoding divergent PAP2 family protein yields MNLNPDFEFQFIFILDNAVLAWGLAACGLAQFSKLLFELIFKQKWRPSVLIETGGMPSSHSALVTGTAAGVGLELGFNDPVFALASTIAFIVMYDASGIRRSAGLTAAKVNQISKDNSNELSSETTLKESLGHTKIEVLVGSLLGPIVALPGIFFIGSPLHILQMIGLVSL; encoded by the coding sequence ATGAATCTTAATCCAGATTTCGAATTTCAATTTATTTTTATTCTTGATAATGCTGTATTGGCTTGGGGCCTAGCAGCATGTGGACTTGCTCAATTTTCTAAATTATTATTTGAATTAATCTTTAAGCAAAAGTGGAGACCGTCAGTACTTATCGAAACAGGTGGTATGCCTTCAAGTCATTCGGCTTTGGTAACAGGAACCGCTGCAGGAGTTGGACTTGAGCTTGGTTTTAATGATCCAGTATTTGCTTTGGCTTCAACAATTGCTTTTATTGTGATGTACGACGCTTCGGGAATAAGAAGATCGGCTGGCTTAACAGCAGCAAAAGTCAATCAAATTTCAAAAGATAATTCCAACGAATTGTCTTCAGAAACTACTTTAAAAGAATCTTTGGGGCATACAAAAATCGAGGTATTGGTAGGAAGTCTTCTTGGCCCAATTGTGGCTTTGCCAGGTATTTTTTTCATTGGTTCCCCTTTGCATATTTTGCAAATGATTGGATTAGTTTCTTTGTGA
- the crtE gene encoding geranylgeranyl diphosphate synthase CrtE — MQEAIASFDFAEYLEKSRTRVEDALDASLGPEKPEKLRESMRYSLLAGGKRLRPILCLAACELAGGEVEKALPTAVALEMIHTMSLIHDDLPSMDNDDLRRGRPTNHKVYGDAVAILAGDALLTRAFEMVSIRTEGIPSERLLKIVGELSLVAGAPGLVGGQVVDLDCEGKEVDLETLEYIHLHKTGALLKACVTCGALIGGADEKLLEALSVYARGIGLAFQIIDDILDVTASSEVLGKTAGKDLIADKTTYPKLLGLDESRRRADLLVAKAKNALNPWPEKSKPLLALADYITSRDR; from the coding sequence ATGCAGGAAGCAATCGCTTCTTTTGACTTCGCTGAGTATCTAGAGAAATCTAGAACTCGCGTTGAAGATGCACTGGATGCATCTCTGGGCCCTGAAAAGCCAGAAAAATTAAGAGAATCTATGCGCTATTCCCTTTTGGCGGGGGGAAAGAGATTAAGACCAATACTTTGTCTTGCTGCCTGCGAACTTGCTGGAGGCGAAGTTGAAAAAGCTTTGCCTACAGCAGTTGCTCTGGAAATGATTCATACAATGTCTCTTATCCATGATGATCTACCTTCAATGGATAATGACGATCTTCGTCGAGGGCGTCCAACGAATCACAAAGTCTACGGAGATGCGGTAGCCATACTTGCTGGAGATGCTCTATTGACTAGAGCTTTTGAGATGGTGTCAATTCGAACAGAGGGAATACCGTCAGAGAGACTATTGAAAATAGTTGGTGAGCTTTCTTTGGTTGCTGGGGCTCCTGGACTAGTTGGAGGACAAGTAGTTGATCTCGATTGTGAAGGGAAAGAAGTTGATTTAGAAACTCTGGAGTACATTCACCTTCACAAAACAGGTGCTTTGCTCAAGGCATGTGTAACTTGCGGAGCATTGATTGGCGGAGCTGATGAGAAGCTTCTGGAAGCACTAAGTGTCTATGCAAGAGGGATTGGCTTGGCATTTCAAATAATTGATGACATTCTTGATGTAACAGCAAGTAGTGAAGTATTGGGCAAAACAGCAGGAAAGGATTTAATTGCTGATAAGACTACTTATCCCAAATTGCTTGGTCTTGATGAATCAAGAAGGAGAGCAGATCTTTTAGTCGCTAAAGCAAAAAATGCTCTTAATCCTTGGCCAGAAAAATCAAAACCTCTTCTTGCATTGGCTGATTACATCACAAGTAGAGATAGATGA
- the folD gene encoding bifunctional methylenetetrahydrofolate dehydrogenase/methenyltetrahydrofolate cyclohydrolase FolD encodes MPKILDGKKLAKEIEDILQQAIEDGLEVANRPPGLAVIRVGNDPASGVYVNYKEKACDRIGVRSFAKHLKEDISLEELTEIIKSLNQEKNVDGILLQLPLPSHLDEATLLKSIDPDKDADGLHPLNLGRLIKGEKGPRSCTPAGVMSLLERNQIKIEGKRAVVVGRSILVGKPMALMLEAANATVTVAHSRTKDLPSLTREADLLVVATGKPFLIGKNHVSENCVVIDVGIHRLSPDQEDLKNLKKSKLCGDVKIFEIEDKVAAYSPVPGGVGPMTVTMLLTNTVDRWQKHCGLPLTISHLLP; translated from the coding sequence ATGCCAAAAATTTTAGATGGAAAAAAACTTGCTAAGGAGATTGAAGATATACTTCAACAGGCTATCGAAGATGGTTTGGAAGTTGCGAACCGTCCCCCTGGTCTTGCTGTCATTAGGGTTGGGAATGATCCTGCCAGTGGAGTTTATGTCAATTACAAAGAAAAAGCATGCGATCGAATAGGTGTTAGAAGTTTTGCAAAGCATTTAAAAGAAGATATTTCATTGGAGGAACTTACAGAAATCATTAAAAGTTTGAATCAAGAAAAGAATGTTGATGGAATTCTATTGCAACTTCCATTACCCTCGCATCTTGATGAGGCTACCTTGCTGAAGAGTATTGATCCTGATAAGGATGCTGATGGTTTACATCCTTTGAACTTAGGAAGATTAATAAAGGGAGAAAAAGGCCCAAGATCATGCACTCCTGCTGGTGTTATGTCTTTGCTTGAACGTAATCAAATCAAAATCGAAGGGAAAAGAGCAGTAGTTGTTGGACGTAGCATTCTTGTTGGTAAGCCAATGGCATTAATGCTTGAAGCTGCAAATGCCACTGTCACGGTTGCTCATTCAAGAACTAAAGATTTACCTTCTTTGACTAGGGAGGCTGATTTACTTGTAGTAGCAACTGGCAAGCCCTTTTTGATTGGGAAAAATCATGTAAGCGAGAATTGCGTGGTTATTGATGTTGGCATTCATAGACTTTCGCCTGATCAAGAAGATTTGAAAAATCTTAAAAAGAGTAAACTTTGTGGAGATGTAAAGATATTTGAAATTGAAGATAAAGTAGCTGCTTATTCTCCGGTTCCAGGCGGTGTAGGGCCTATGACAGTAACAATGCTTCTAACAAATACGGTTGATAGGTGGCAGAAACATTGTGGATTACCTTTAACTATTAGTCATTTACTTCCATGA
- a CDS encoding HDIG domain-containing metalloprotein — protein MAKLTSPKRIWRIWLGSQSPRRPILRWSATDKLGLLMVCLLIAIFSSYKLLAVPDLKPGDIAQFNVIAPRDAKVIDTKDLKEKKQGLKESFVQVIDQTQSNNLEKTVLKKIKTLRSLKDNNFEVGLNEINLTNSEKIWLVNVSDNEWAEWKKEIKAVSRKMLSQGIINTLALDHLNDASSLQLIDLGDKDSPNRSLGAKILSNSFHQKSNLKVDKLKTNILLENLINQDGIRKINVKEGSLISRKGEPISSEEFDILEHFNKVSRSPRPLKWLITFSESMGGCGLLLMIMRREKPRLNARHGLLSLTLLFVVQLTKGWLGPLASPMQLILPPTLLLSQGIGTTTSLAWMATASLMWPSSLNELGEVRLIIACMAGSFVAFLGRRMRSRAQVLQIAVFIPLGALLGQWFIFNQLINEKNIEFKSLSFDPNSLFNETLIISAILMVTILIIPILENTFGLLTRARLMELADQERPLLRRLSREAPGTFEHTLTILSLAEEGARVIGADVDLIRTGALYHDVGKLHAPNWFIENQKDGINPHEEIKNPYKSADILQAHVDEGLKLARRYRLPSPIADFIPEHQGTLKMGYFLHKARESDPSASEKRFRYKGPIPHSKETGILMLADGCEAALRALDSSSSDNDACKTVRKIIQSRQIDGQLKESSLTRAEIEIILRAFVTVWRRMRHRRLKYPSFNSR, from the coding sequence TTGGCTAAATTAACAAGTCCAAAAAGAATTTGGAGAATATGGTTAGGGAGTCAATCTCCCAGACGTCCAATACTTCGCTGGTCAGCCACTGACAAGTTAGGTCTACTCATGGTCTGTCTATTAATAGCAATATTTTCAAGTTATAAGTTACTTGCAGTTCCCGATCTTAAACCAGGAGATATTGCTCAATTCAATGTAATAGCTCCTAGAGATGCAAAGGTAATAGACACTAAGGATTTAAAAGAAAAGAAACAAGGCTTAAAAGAAAGTTTTGTACAAGTAATAGACCAGACTCAATCAAATAATTTAGAAAAAACTGTTTTGAAGAAAATCAAGACACTTCGTAGCTTAAAGGATAATAATTTTGAGGTAGGTTTAAATGAAATTAACCTAACAAATTCAGAGAAAATTTGGCTGGTTAATGTTTCAGATAATGAATGGGCAGAATGGAAAAAAGAGATAAAAGCTGTTTCAAGGAAAATGCTTTCTCAAGGAATTATTAATACACTTGCACTTGACCACCTTAATGATGCTTCTTCACTACAATTAATTGATCTAGGCGACAAAGATTCTCCAAACAGATCATTAGGAGCAAAAATATTATCAAATAGTTTTCATCAAAAAAGTAATTTAAAAGTTGATAAATTAAAAACTAATATATTACTTGAAAATTTAATTAATCAAGATGGTATAAGAAAAATAAATGTTAAAGAAGGCAGTTTGATTTCAAGAAAAGGGGAGCCTATAAGTTCAGAAGAATTTGATATACTAGAACATTTTAATAAAGTAAGTCGAAGTCCTAGACCTTTAAAGTGGTTAATCACTTTCTCTGAATCTATGGGTGGTTGTGGATTACTTCTTATGATCATGAGAAGAGAAAAGCCTAGGCTTAACGCTAGACATGGATTACTATCTTTAACTTTATTATTTGTAGTTCAATTAACAAAAGGTTGGCTTGGACCGCTAGCAAGTCCAATGCAATTAATATTACCTCCCACACTACTTCTTTCACAAGGAATAGGTACGACAACATCATTGGCCTGGATGGCCACTGCTAGTCTGATGTGGCCATCATCTCTTAATGAATTAGGTGAAGTTAGACTAATAATTGCTTGCATGGCTGGATCATTTGTTGCTTTTTTAGGTAGAAGGATGAGAAGCCGTGCACAAGTTCTTCAAATAGCTGTATTTATACCTTTAGGTGCATTATTAGGGCAATGGTTTATTTTTAATCAATTAATTAACGAAAAAAATATAGAATTCAAAAGCCTATCTTTTGACCCTAATTCTCTTTTCAATGAGACTCTTATTATAAGTGCAATACTAATGGTAACTATATTAATTATCCCAATATTAGAAAACACATTTGGATTACTTACCAGAGCAAGATTAATGGAACTTGCTGATCAAGAACGTCCTTTACTTCGCCGTTTATCCAGAGAAGCGCCAGGCACATTTGAGCATACATTAACAATTTTAAGCCTTGCAGAAGAAGGAGCAAGAGTCATTGGAGCTGATGTTGACTTAATAAGAACTGGAGCTCTCTATCATGATGTGGGAAAATTACATGCTCCTAATTGGTTTATTGAAAATCAGAAAGATGGGATAAACCCACATGAAGAAATAAAAAACCCATACAAAAGTGCCGATATTCTTCAAGCCCATGTAGATGAAGGATTGAAACTTGCTAGGAGATATCGACTTCCATCTCCTATCGCTGATTTCATCCCAGAACATCAAGGAACATTAAAAATGGGATATTTTCTTCATAAAGCTCGAGAAAGTGATCCTTCTGCTTCTGAAAAACGTTTCAGATATAAAGGACCTATTCCTCATTCCAAAGAAACTGGAATCCTTATGCTTGCTGATGGATGCGAAGCTGCTTTAAGAGCTCTAGATTCCTCTTCTTCAGACAACGACGCTTGCAAAACAGTTAGAAAAATAATTCAATCACGTCAGATTGATGGGCAATTAAAAGAAAGCAGTTTAACAAGAGCAGAAATAGAAATAATCCTTAGGGCTTTTGTCACTGTATGGAGGCGAATGCGTCACAGAAGATTGAAATATCCAAGCTTTAATTCTAGGTAA
- a CDS encoding 2-isopropylmalate synthase: protein MAKDPGRVLIFDTTLRDGEQSPGASLNLEEKLAIAQQLARLGVDVIEAGFPFASPGDFAAVQKIAEHVGGEEGPIICGLSRASKPDIKACADAIAPAPRKRIHTFIATSDIHLEHKLRKSRKEVLDIVPDMVGYAKSFVDDVEFSCEDAARSDLDFLYEVIELAISSGANTINIPDTVGYTTPSEFGDLILNINKNVPNINEAVLSVHGHNDLGLAVANFLEAVKNGARQFECTINGIGERAGNAALEELIVALHVRRSYFNPFFGRPPESPTPLTAVRTEEITKSSRLVSNLTGMVVQPNKAIVGANAFAHESGIHQDGVLKNRLTYEIIDAKTVGLSDNKISLGKLSGRSAVRARLEDLGYDLNREDLNDAFARFKDLADRKREITDRDLEAIVSEQVQLPEALFQLKLVQVSCGTSLMPTATVTVVGEEGEEKTAVSLGTGPVDAVVRALDSLIEEPNELIEFSVKSVTEGIDALGEVTIRIRSEGNLFSGHSADTDVVVAAAQAYINALNRLVAAQGRKTIHPQHDLAQVDKEGV, encoded by the coding sequence ATGGCCAAAGATCCAGGCCGAGTTTTAATTTTTGATACCACTTTAAGGGATGGAGAGCAATCCCCTGGTGCAAGTCTTAATTTAGAAGAAAAGTTGGCTATTGCTCAACAATTAGCAAGATTAGGTGTCGATGTTATTGAGGCAGGATTCCCTTTCGCTAGTCCAGGAGATTTTGCAGCAGTTCAAAAAATAGCTGAGCATGTAGGTGGAGAAGAAGGACCTATTATTTGCGGATTATCAAGAGCCTCAAAACCTGATATCAAAGCTTGTGCTGATGCGATTGCTCCAGCTCCCAGAAAAAGGATTCATACCTTCATTGCAACCAGTGATATTCATCTTGAGCATAAATTAAGAAAATCCAGAAAAGAAGTTCTTGATATCGTTCCAGATATGGTTGGCTACGCTAAAAGTTTTGTTGATGACGTAGAATTTTCCTGTGAAGATGCTGCAAGAAGTGATTTAGATTTTTTGTATGAAGTAATTGAATTAGCCATATCTTCTGGAGCTAATACAATTAATATTCCAGATACAGTTGGTTATACAACCCCTTCTGAATTTGGAGATTTAATATTAAATATCAATAAAAATGTTCCAAATATTAATGAAGCAGTTCTCTCAGTTCATGGTCACAATGACTTAGGACTTGCAGTTGCAAACTTTCTTGAGGCTGTCAAGAATGGAGCTAGACAATTTGAATGCACTATTAATGGAATTGGAGAGAGAGCAGGTAATGCAGCTTTAGAAGAATTGATTGTGGCTCTTCATGTAAGAAGATCATATTTTAATCCGTTTTTTGGCAGGCCTCCTGAATCTCCTACCCCTTTAACAGCAGTTAGAACAGAGGAAATAACGAAGTCCTCCCGTTTGGTTTCCAATCTAACTGGGATGGTCGTACAACCGAATAAAGCAATTGTTGGAGCTAACGCTTTTGCGCATGAATCTGGAATTCATCAAGATGGAGTATTAAAAAATAGGCTTACATATGAAATTATCGATGCAAAAACAGTTGGATTGTCCGACAATAAAATTTCTTTAGGAAAATTGAGTGGTAGGAGTGCTGTTCGAGCAAGATTAGAGGACCTTGGATATGATTTAAATAGAGAAGATCTTAATGATGCTTTCGCTAGATTTAAAGACTTAGCCGATAGAAAAAGAGAGATAACAGATCGTGATCTAGAGGCCATTGTTAGCGAACAAGTTCAACTACCAGAAGCGTTGTTCCAATTGAAATTGGTCCAAGTAAGTTGTGGAACATCCTTAATGCCCACAGCAACAGTTACTGTTGTTGGAGAAGAGGGTGAAGAGAAAACAGCAGTCTCTCTTGGAACGGGTCCTGTTGATGCAGTTGTACGAGCTTTGGATTCTCTAATTGAAGAGCCTAATGAATTGATTGAATTTTCCGTAAAGTCAGTTACAGAAGGAATAGATGCTTTAGGAGAAGTTACCATTCGAATAAGAAGTGAAGGAAATCTCTTCTCTGGTCATTCTGCTGATACTGATGTTGTTGTTGCAGCTGCCCAGGCATACATAAATGCGCTTAATAGATTAGTAGCGGCTCAGGGAAGGAAAACCATTCATCCACAACATGATTTGGCCCAGGTAGACAAAGAAGGGGTTTGA
- a CDS encoding glycoside hydrolase family 57 protein, translated as MTKGNLAIVLHAHLPYVRSEEPGSLEEDWFFQALVECYLPLLETLEEASIEKDLTPKITIGLSPTLLSLLEDEVLKNRFEEWVAIRLDLLNTLETDCITAALHLKDHLKRQLKSWKSCKGDLIGRFKKLQLSEVIDILTCAATHGYLPLLRENPEAVRAQLKTAVREHQRLFIDSPLGIWLPECAYYEGLDELMAESGLRYAVLDGHGLLNADPRPRYGLYAPICTRKGVAFFGRDSESTLPVWSARDGYPGNPDYREFHRDLGWDLSIESLKKIGIKGKRPLGIKLFKISSQNTPLENKQQYDPKAAIESVEKDAESYLLDRKKQLIKLEKSMKIEPLLIAPFDAELFGHWWFEGPKFLSHLFIKSKKKGIKLITLKEALQLTPQIQLCNPSPSSWGQGGFHNYWLSKSNAWIVHEWSKAGREMVSICSGGFIEESNIKIIKQAGRELLLSQSSDWSFILKAGTTTELARERINMHLKRFWMLINAIKDNKVITGKIIEGIEKEDCIFPLISPIDWKKKI; from the coding sequence ATGACTAAAGGCAATCTCGCCATAGTCCTGCATGCTCATCTACCTTACGTGAGATCAGAAGAACCTGGCTCCTTAGAGGAGGATTGGTTCTTTCAAGCTCTGGTGGAATGTTATTTACCACTATTAGAAACACTTGAAGAAGCTTCCATAGAAAAAGATCTAACACCTAAAATCACAATAGGTTTATCGCCTACTTTGCTTTCGCTTTTGGAGGATGAAGTATTAAAAAATCGTTTTGAAGAATGGGTGGCTATTAGATTAGATCTTCTAAATACATTAGAAACAGACTGCATAACAGCAGCATTACATCTAAAAGATCACTTAAAACGCCAATTAAAAAGCTGGAAAAGCTGCAAAGGTGATCTAATAGGAAGATTTAAGAAATTACAACTATCAGAAGTAATTGATATTCTCACATGCGCAGCCACTCATGGATATCTTCCTCTTTTAAGAGAAAACCCTGAAGCAGTTAGGGCTCAATTAAAAACTGCGGTAAGAGAGCATCAACGGCTTTTCATAGACTCTCCATTGGGTATTTGGTTGCCTGAATGTGCTTATTACGAAGGCTTAGATGAATTAATGGCTGAATCAGGTCTTAGATATGCAGTCCTAGACGGACATGGCTTATTAAATGCAGATCCAAGACCAAGATATGGTTTATATGCACCTATTTGCACAAGAAAAGGAGTCGCTTTTTTTGGTAGAGATAGTGAATCAACTCTTCCAGTTTGGTCAGCAAGGGATGGATATCCTGGGAATCCAGACTACAGAGAATTCCATAGAGACTTGGGCTGGGATTTATCAATAGAAAGCTTAAAAAAGATAGGTATCAAGGGGAAAAGGCCCTTAGGTATAAAATTATTTAAGATTTCATCTCAAAATACACCTTTAGAAAACAAACAACAATATGATCCAAAAGCGGCAATAGAAAGTGTTGAAAAAGATGCAGAGAGCTATTTACTAGACAGAAAAAAACAACTTATAAAACTTGAAAAATCAATGAAAATAGAACCATTATTAATCGCTCCTTTTGATGCAGAACTTTTTGGTCATTGGTGGTTTGAAGGCCCAAAATTTCTCTCGCATTTATTTATCAAATCAAAAAAGAAAGGTATTAAGTTAATTACTTTAAAAGAGGCTCTTCAATTAACTCCCCAAATCCAATTATGCAATCCTTCTCCATCTAGTTGGGGACAAGGTGGCTTTCATAATTATTGGTTAAGCAAGTCAAATGCTTGGATTGTTCATGAATGGAGTAAAGCAGGAAGAGAAATGGTCAGTATTTGTTCCGGAGGTTTTATAGAAGAATCAAATATCAAAATTATTAAACAAGCTGGCAGAGAACTTTTACTATCTCAATCTTCAGATTGGAGTTTTATCCTCAAAGCAGGCACGACAACTGAGCTTGCAAGAGAAAGAATAAACATGCATCTAAAAAGATTTTGGATGTTAATTAATGCAATTAAAGACAATAAAGTTATCACCGGAAAAATTATAGAAGGAATCGAGAAAGAGGATTGTATATTTCCTTTAATTTCACCTATAGATTGGAAAAAGAAAATCTAA
- the crtL gene encoding lycopene beta cyclase, whose translation MKLNNSADVLVMGAGPAALCITAELVQQGLNVEAIASKSPLEPWPNTYGIWASELESINMQELLKYRWKDTVSFFGDGLSKKGNSCTNHYLDYGLFNSINFQEALLERCNGLSWQVETVKNIDFSERETVVICNSGKKYFARLVIDASGHKTPFIRRPNHGQIAKQAAYGVVGKFSSAPVEENRFVLMDFRPDHLSANELEEPPSFLYAMDLGDGNYFVEETSLACAPPVSFESLKARLNSRLSNKGIQIEEVIHEEHCLFPMNLPLPYRDQPLLAFGGSASMVHPASGYMVGSLLRRAPSLAKEIAKVIKKDPLMPTSQIARRGWKILWTTELVQRHRLYQFGLQRLMSFDESLLRSFFDTFFKLPKKDWYGYLTNTLPLPRLFIVMLKLFSIAPLKVRFGMIGLLIKK comes from the coding sequence TTGAAATTGAATAATTCTGCTGATGTATTAGTTATGGGGGCAGGACCTGCTGCTCTTTGCATCACTGCTGAGTTGGTTCAACAAGGACTTAATGTTGAGGCAATAGCTTCTAAGTCCCCTTTAGAACCTTGGCCCAATACTTATGGGATATGGGCGTCTGAACTTGAGTCTATAAATATGCAAGAATTATTAAAATATAGATGGAAAGATACTGTTAGTTTCTTTGGAGATGGATTAAGTAAAAAGGGTAATAGTTGCACTAATCACTATCTTGATTACGGCCTTTTTAATTCAATTAATTTTCAGGAGGCACTTCTAGAGAGATGCAATGGACTTTCTTGGCAAGTAGAAACCGTCAAAAATATTGATTTTAGTGAAAGAGAAACGGTTGTTATTTGCAATTCTGGGAAAAAATATTTTGCTAGGCTAGTTATTGATGCAAGCGGTCACAAAACACCTTTTATTAGAAGGCCTAATCATGGGCAAATAGCCAAGCAAGCTGCCTATGGGGTGGTTGGAAAATTTAGTTCTGCTCCTGTGGAGGAGAATCGTTTTGTATTGATGGATTTTAGACCAGACCATTTAAGTGCCAACGAATTGGAAGAACCACCCTCTTTTCTTTATGCTATGGACCTGGGAGACGGGAATTATTTTGTAGAAGAAACATCTCTGGCGTGTGCACCTCCAGTTTCATTTGAATCATTAAAAGCAAGATTAAATTCACGACTATCTAACAAAGGTATTCAAATTGAGGAAGTAATACATGAAGAACATTGTCTTTTTCCAATGAATTTGCCATTGCCCTATAGAGATCAGCCTCTTTTGGCCTTTGGAGGCTCAGCCAGTATGGTTCACCCTGCATCGGGATACATGGTTGGCAGCCTTTTAAGGAGAGCACCCTCGTTAGCAAAAGAGATAGCCAAAGTAATCAAAAAGGATCCACTTATGCCTACCTCTCAGATAGCAAGAAGAGGATGGAAAATCCTTTGGACAACTGAATTAGTTCAAAGACATCGTCTTTATCAGTTTGGATTGCAAAGACTAATGAGCTTTGATGAGTCCCTACTAAGATCTTTTTTTGATACCTTTTTTAAATTACCTAAAAAAGATTGGTACGGATATTTAACAAATACTCTTCCTTTACCAAGGCTCTTTATTGTTATGCTCAAACTATTCTCTATTGCTCCACTTAAAGTTAGATTTGGAATGATTGGTCTTTTGATAAAAAAGTAA